Proteins from a single region of Ziziphus jujuba cultivar Dongzao chromosome 1, ASM3175591v1:
- the LOC132805157 gene encoding G-type lectin S-receptor-like serine/threonine-protein kinase At4g27290: MPISAFFFFFLGNKFYIIFIQNTATATFYLFFYKKIFQMGTSNFFTILYASVISLPTLFLLCSAADNITPTQSLTDGMTLVSSDRSFELGFFSPGSSKNRYLGIWYKITPDVVVWVANRNNPLHDSNGSLIITSHGSLRLLNRTRGIIWSSNTSSMETGNNPVAQLLESGNFVVGNRDSLSSKIYAWQSFDYPSDNFLAHMKVGWDFKSGLERHITAWKSADDPSIGDSTYRLNITGMPQIITAAGSTRKTRSGLWDGVEFRGIVVVTNPVFEAAFVSNENESYVGFKQKVNAAITRLKLNPSGSYELLVLENGSKKWDIMYTQPYEPCDSYGYCGPNGICKINRSPICECLEGFVPRSQNEWEVLNWSNGCTRKMPLDCRRGEGFIKLVGVKLPDLLEFWLNKSMSLHECKEMCLKNCSCTAYANSDIRDGGSGCLLWFGDLVDVRELRVQLRKQDVYIRLSASAMKSIQDENIKKRLKTIIPVSILAVCIFSLVVCCIIWKARNKKRGLGYKKVDIKLPLFDLATISSATKNFSPEHMIGSGGFGSVFKGNLSTGQEIAVKRLSKYSVQGLKEFKNEVDLIAKLQHRNLVALLGCCIQRDELMLIYEYMPNKSLDHFIFDNKRSTILCWKQQFDIIMGIARGLLYLHRDSKLQIIHRDLKAANILLDNNLNPKISDFGLARMFSGDEKETRTRRIIGTYGYMSPEYAIDGKFSVKSDVFSFGVLLLEIVSGKKNRRFNHPDHHHNLLGHAWLLWNEGRALDLMDASLNDSSVECQLVRCIQVGLLCVQKFPQDRPTMSSVIFMLENEGTILPQPQQPGFFTERSSNDDSSISRNKESGSQNVMTMTKLDGR, translated from the exons ATGCCAAtaagtgcctttttttttttttttttggggaataagttttatataatattcattcaaAATACAGCTACTGCaactttttatctgtttttttataaaaaaatattccaaaTGGGAACCTCTAATTTCTTCACCATTTTGTATGCTTCGGTGATCTCTCTCCCGACCTTGTTCTTACTCTGTAGTGCAGCAGACAACATAACTCCAACACAGTCCCTCACCGACGGCATGACTTTAGTTTCTTCAGACCGAAGCTTTGAGCTTGGCTTCTTCTCCCCTGGCAGCTCCAAGAACAGGTACTTAGGAATATGGTACAAGATTACCCCTGATGTCGTTGTCTGGGTTGCAAACAGAAATAACCCACTTCATGATTCAAATGGCTCATTGATCATTACCAGCCATGGAAGTCTACGTCTTCTCAATCGAACCAGGGGCATCATTTGGTCTTCAAATACATCATCAATGGAAACAGGAAACAACCCAGTTGCTCAGCTTTTGGAGTCAGGGAATTTTGTAGTTGGAAACAGAGATAGCCTCAGCTCCAAAATATATGCATGGCAGAGCTTCGATTATCCATCAGACAATTTTTTAGCACACATGAAGGTCGGATGGGATTTCAAAAGTGGTCTGGAACGACATATAACAGCATGGAAAAGCGCTGATGATCCGTCAATTGGCGACTCCACTTACCGGTTGAACATCACTGGGATGCCACAAATTATAACTGCCGCGGGTTCAACCAGAAAGACTCGGTCTGGTCTATGGGATGGAGTTGAATTTCGCGGTATTGTTGTGGTGACTAACCCTGTTTTTGAAGCAGCTTTTGTATCAAATGAGAACGAGTCATATGTTGGTTTCAAGCAAAAAGTTAACGCAGCCATTACACGCCTAAAATTGAATCCTTCTGGTTCGTATGAACTTCTTGTATTGGAAAATGGAAGCAAGAAATGGGATATCATGTACACACAACCATATGAACCATGTGACAGTTATGGATACTGTGGTCCAAATggtatttgcaaaattaatagAAGTCCCATATGCGAGTGCTTGGAAGGGTTCGTGCCGAGGTCTCAGAATGAGTGGGAAGTTCTGAATTGGTCTAATGGATGCACGAGGAAGATGCCTTTAGATTGCCGGAGGGGTGAAGGGTTTATAAAGCTCGTGGGGGTGAAATTGCCTGACCTGTTGGAGTTTTGGTTGAACAAGAGCATGAGCCTCCATGAGTGCAAAGAGATGTGCTTGAAGAACTGTTCTTGTACAGCTTATGCTAATTCTGATATCAGAGATGGAGGCAGTGGCTGCTTGTTGTGGTTTGGTGACCTTGTTGATGTTCGTGAGTTGAGAGTACAACTTCGTAAGCAGGATGTATATATACGGCTGTCTGCTTCCGCAATGA AATCTATTCAAGATGAAAACATAAAGAAAAGACTAAAGACCATTATTCCGGTTTCAATTCTGGCTGTTTGCATCTTTTCCCTCGTTGTCTGCTGCATAATTTGGAAAGCAAGAAACAAGAAAAGAG GCTTGGGATACAAGAAAGTAGATATAAAATTACCATTATTTGATTTGGCTACAATTTCTTCTGCTACAAAAAATTTCTCTCCTGAACATATGATTGGATCTGGAGGCTTTGGGTCTGTTTTCAAG GGGAACCTCTCAACAGGACAAGAAATAGCTGTCAAGAGACTTTCCAAGTATTCTGTTCAGGGTCTCAAAGAGTTTAAGAATGAAGTAGACTTAATCGCAAAGCTTCAACATAGGAATCTCGTTGCACTTCTAGGTTGTTGCATTCAAAGAGACGAACTGATGTTAATCTATGAGTATATGCCGAACAAAAGCTTGGATCATTTCATCTTTG ATAATAAAAGAAGTACTATCTTGTGTTGGAAACAGCAGTTTGATATCATTATGGGGATTGCAAGAGGTCTTCTCTACCTACATCGTGATTCTAAACTTCAAATTATTCATAGAGATCTTAAGGCTGCTAATATTTTACTGGATAACAACTTGAATCCTAAGATCTCTGATTTTGGCTTAGCAAGGATGTTTAGCGGTGATGAAAAAGAAACCCGAACAAGGAGAATCATTGGAACATA TGGATATATGTCTCCAGAGTATGCAATTGATGGAAAATTCTCTGTAAAATCGGATGTGTTTAGCTTTGGTGTGCTTTTGCTAGAGATTGTGAGTGGGAAAAAGAATAGAAGGTTCAACCATCCTGATCACCACCACAACCTTTTGGGACAT GCATGGTTGCTTTGGAATGAAGGGAGAGCCTTGGATCTAATGGATGCAAGCTTAAATGATTCAAGTGTTGAATGTCAACTGGTGAGATGCATTCAAGTGGGTTTGTTATGTGTGCAAAAATTTCCTCAAGACAGACCAACAATGTCTTCTGTGATTTTCATGTTGGAAAATGAAGGAACAATATTGCCTCAACCTCAGCAACCTGGTTTCTTCACGGAAAGGAGTTCAAACGATGACAGCTCAATATCAAGAAACAAAGAATCCGGTTCCCAAAATGTAATGACTATGACAAAGCTGGATGGTAGATAG